A region of Vigna radiata var. radiata cultivar VC1973A chromosome 10, Vradiata_ver6, whole genome shotgun sequence DNA encodes the following proteins:
- the LOC106774779 gene encoding putative serine/threonine-protein kinase-like protein CCR3, which produces MTPPFTLSLSLFAVFSITAVHGLGSAATVAVTYGTATVCGIVAGELHHRIQCSRDGRRVPLTLPNSSFDAISGGRNFFCGLRSGGRSLHCWDTAAADGSLCPKRVFHSDVVQLADVAVGDSQVCAREVQSGVVRCWRGNKRVEFSSPSQSLRFRSVTCGRGFSCGILRESGRVVCWGGGGGDEGAYISGEIQRKFENFSMSSLVAGVSHACGLTLHGALVCGGNNRSGQLGNSVLLSSLDFSALALGEGFTCGIRRRNGIVVCWGGGFDSDVVKGVSFESLVAGLDYVCGLMTGNLSVVCWGGKGGFDVANEIPLGEILPAPCVEGGCGSSCSTYPDSDALCHGSGSICYDCQTEVPLAVPLFPPPSSQVPSSHEARNLKEFLVFLVVGSVGAFAGLCTIVYFLWFGAKRVLVRREVSNSSVKPTSSESDAYVDIIPMPNVGSNGTTFRTFSSKSHGSRRLRRHRSGSSSKHVDRTESFSLRELATATDNFSLYNKIGAGSFGSVYKGILGDGREVAIKRGDTSTVKKKFQEKEIAFDSELAMLSRLHHKHLVRLIGFCEENDERLLVYEYMSNGSLYDHLHDKNNTEKSSSILNSWKMRIKVALGAARGIEYIHNYAVPPIIHRDIKSSNILLDSNWNARVSDFGLSLIWPESEQELMSTKAVGTVGYIDPEYYVLNVLTTKSDVYGLGVVMLELLTGKRAVFKTEDGSSPIGVVEHTGPKIASGALWSVLDYRVGQPEVNEVESLEIMAYTAMHCVNMEGKERPEMTDIVANLERALAFIEGSPTSISLASFSAPLE; this is translated from the coding sequence ATGACACCACCTTTCactctctccctctccctcttcGCCGTTTTCTCTATAACCGCCGTGCACGGCCTCGGCTCCGCCGCCACCGTTGCCGTAACATACGGCACCGCCACCGTGTGCGGTATTGTTGCCGGGGAGCTCCACCACCGCATTCAGTGCTCCAGGGACGGAAGGCGCGTCCCTCTCACACTCCCCAACTCCTCCTTCGATGCCATCTCCGGCGGCAGGAACTTCTTCTGCGGCCTGCGCTCCGGGGGCCGGAGCCTCCACTGCTGGGACACTGCCGCCGCAGACGGTTCGCTCTGCCCCAAGAGGGTCTTCCACAGCGACGTGGTGCAGTTGGCGGACGTGGCAGTTGGTGATTCCCAGGTGTGCGCGAGGGAGGTGCAATCCGGTGTGGTGAGGTGCTGGAGAGGAAACAAGAGGGTCGAATTTTCTTCTCCCTCGCAGAGCCTAAGGTTTCGGAGTGTCACATGCGGTCGTGGTTTTTCATGTGGGATATTGAGAGAGAGCGGGAGGGTTGTGTGttggggtggtggtggtggtgatgagGGTGCATATATCAGTGGTGAGATTCAAAGAAAGTTTGAGAATTTTTCTATGTCGAGTTTGGTTGCTGGGGTGTCTCATGCATGTGGTTTGACTCTTCACGGGGCTTTGGTTTGTGGAGGGAACAATCGTTCAGGTCAACTCGGAAACAGTGTTCTTTTAAGTTCTTTGGATTTTTCGGCTCTTGCTTTGGGAGAGGGTTTCACGTGTGGTATTAGGCGGAGGAATGGGATTGTTGTGTGTTGGGGTGGTGGTTTTGATAGTGATGTGGTGAAGGGTGTTTCCTTTGAGTCTCTTGTTGCTGGTTTGGATTATGTTTGTGGGTTGATGACTGGGAATTTGTCTGTGGTTTGTTGGGGTGGTAAGGGTGGGTTTGATGTGGCTAATGAGATTCCATTGGGAGAGATTCTCCCGGCTCCTTGTGTTGAGGGTGGATGTGGTAGCTCTTGTAGTACATATCCTGATTCTGATGCTCTTTGTCATGGGTCTGGGAGTATTTGCTATGATTGCCAAACTGAGGTTCCACTGGCTGTGCCATTGTTTCCACCACCATCATCACAGGTGCCTTCTTCACATGAAGCAAGAAACTTGAAGgaatttttggtttttcttgttGTTGGATCAGTTGGGGCTTTTGCGGGTCTATGTACTATTgtttatttcctttggtttggtGCAAAGAGGGTTTTGGTGAGGAGAGAAGTAAGTAATAGTTCTGTGAAGCCTACAAGCTCAGAGAGTGATGCCTATGTGGATATAATCCCAATGCCTAATGTTGGTTCCAATGGAACAACCTTCAGAACCTTTTCTAGCAAAAGCCATGGGTCAAGAAGGTTGAGGAGGCATAGGAGTGGTTCATCATCGAAGCATGTGGACAGGACTGAGAGTTTCTCATTGCGTGAACTGGCTACAGCCACTGACAATTTCTCATTGTATAATAAGATAGGTGCCGGTAGCTTCGGCAGTGTTTACAAAGGCATTCTAGGAGATGGTCGTGAAGTGGCCATTAAAAGAGGAGATACTAGTACTGTGAAAAAGAAATTTCAGGAGAAAGAAATTGCTTTTGATTCTGAATTGGCCATGCTGTCCCGGCTTCACCACAAACATCTGGTGAGGCTAATTGGATTCTGCGAGGAGAACGATGAGAGGCTTTTGGTCTATGAGTACATGAGCAATGGCTCACTTTATGACCATTTGCACGACAAAAACAATACAGAGAAGAGTAGCAGCATTTTAAATTCTTGGAAGATGAGGATCAAGGTTGCATTGGGTGCTGCTAGGGGAATTGAATACATTCACAACTATGCTGTGCCGCCCATTATTCACAGGGATATCAAATCATCAAACATACTTTTGGACTCAAACTGGAATGCCAGAGTGTCTGATTTTGGATTGTCACTAATTTGGCCAGAGAGTGAGCAAGAATTGATGTCCACCAAGGCAGTTGGAACTGTTGGGTACATAGACCCTGAGTACTATGTGCTGAATGTGCTAACAACAAAGAGTGATGTGTATGGTTTAGGAGTGGTGATGCTGGAGCTTCTCACAGGAAAAAGAGCAGTGTTCAAAACTGAAGATGGCTCAAGCCCTATAGGGGTAGTGGAACACACAGGGCCAAAGATAGCATCAGGAGCGCTTTGGAGTGTGTTGGATTACAGAGTCGGACAGCCAGAAGTAAATGAGGTTGAGTCCCTTGAGATCATGGCTTACACTGCTATGCACTGTGTGAACATGGAGGGAAAAGAGAGGCCAGAAATGACTGACATAGTTGCTAACTTGGAGAGGGCATTGGCTTTCATTGAAGGCAGCCCTACCAGCATTTCCCTTGCTTCCTTCTCTGCCCCTCTTGAATGA